The Desulfovibrio porci genome contains a region encoding:
- a CDS encoding cytochrome c maturation protein CcmE: MARKKNTSIYVAALLLFLGGVGYLAYSGFSENSVYFLNVAEAKAATPDKLTAARLFGTVASQGIEKHRNGPGVTFSLEDKDNASQTIMVSYSGAVPDTFKAGAEVIVEGGMGPEGRFAAKTLMTKCPSKYQKENRKS; this comes from the coding sequence ATGGCCCGCAAAAAAAATACATCCATCTATGTGGCCGCGCTGCTCCTTTTTCTGGGCGGCGTGGGCTATCTGGCATATTCCGGCTTTTCGGAAAACAGCGTTTATTTTCTGAACGTGGCCGAGGCCAAGGCCGCCACGCCGGACAAACTGACCGCCGCCCGGCTGTTCGGCACCGTAGCCTCTCAGGGCATTGAAAAGCACCGGAACGGGCCGGGCGTCACCTTCAGCCTCGAAGACAAGGACAACGCCAGCCAGACCATTATGGTCAGCTACAGCGGGGCAGTGCCGGACACCTTCAAGGCCGGGGCGGAAGTCATTGTGGAAGGGGGCATGGGGCCGGAGGGCCGCTTCGCGGCCAAGACCCTGATGACCAAGTGTCCTTCCAAGTACCAGAAGGAAAACCGCAAAAGTTAG
- a CDS encoding cytochrome c biogenesis protein, producing MPQLLALLGGLAFACCQWLIYAYAPEEATLGLIQKIFYIHLPLAWWALISFFTVFLASVAYLLRRNPGADRLCAAAAEVGVLLSGLALVTGMLWARKSWGVWWTWDPRLSTTLIMWFVYAGYLVLRGLDLPPQRKSLVCAVVGVVAFLDVPLVFISARIWRSIHPAVFAAKGGGLEPEMKLTVIACVLSFGLLWAGLVWLRKRQLDLRARLDALAANADNPAA from the coding sequence ATGCCGCAACTTCTGGCCCTGCTGGGCGGACTGGCCTTTGCCTGCTGCCAGTGGCTGATCTATGCCTATGCCCCGGAAGAGGCCACCCTGGGCCTGATCCAGAAGATTTTCTACATCCACCTGCCCCTGGCCTGGTGGGCGCTGATCAGTTTCTTTACGGTCTTTCTGGCTTCCGTGGCCTATCTGCTGCGCCGCAATCCCGGCGCGGACAGGCTCTGCGCCGCCGCCGCCGAGGTGGGCGTGCTGCTCAGCGGCCTGGCCCTGGTCACCGGCATGCTCTGGGCCCGCAAATCCTGGGGCGTCTGGTGGACCTGGGATCCGCGCCTGAGCACCACCCTGATCATGTGGTTCGTCTACGCGGGCTATCTGGTGCTGCGCGGCCTTGACCTGCCGCCGCAGCGCAAAAGCCTGGTCTGCGCGGTGGTGGGCGTGGTGGCCTTTCTGGACGTGCCCCTGGTCTTTATTTCGGCCCGGATCTGGCGCTCCATCCACCCGGCGGTGTTCGCCGCCAAGGGCGGCGGCCTGGAACCGGAAATGAAGCTCACGGTCATCGCCTGCGTGCTTTCCTTCGGCCTGCTCTGGGCCGGGCTGGTCTGGCTGCGCAAACGCCAGCTTGATCTGCGCGCCCGCCTCGACGCCCTGGCCGCCAATGCCGACAACCCGGCCGCGTAA
- a CDS encoding IS5 family transposase (programmed frameshift) yields the protein MSTLFYLSRAQLDRIKPYFPLSHGIPRVDDLRILSGIIYVIKHGLQWKDAPREYGPHKTLYNRFIRWSRLGVFNKIFMELVEKQGDTEWLMIDATHLKAHRTAASLLKKGLFSRCIGRTKGGLNSKLHAVCNGEGKPILLLLSPGQTSDYKGAAQLLSAFPKAKELLADRGYDADWFRNALLERGITPCIPSRKTGKVAVAYDKDLYKQRHKIENMFGRIKDWRRIAMRYDRCAHTFFSAICIAAVVIFYLN from the exons ATGAGTACTCTCTTTTATCTTTCCCGTGCCCAGCTTGATCGGATCAAGCCATATTTTCCTTTGTCCCATGGCATTCCGCGTGTTGACGATTTGCGGATACTCAGTGGAATCATTTACGTCATAAAACATGGACTTCAGTGGAAAGACGCACCTCGCGAGTACGGGCCACATAAAACCTTGTATAACAGGTTCATACGCTGGAGCAGACTTGGCGTTTTCAACAAAATATTTATGGAGCTTGTTGAAAAACAAGGGGATACAGAGTGGCTAATGATTGATGCCACCCACCTTAAAGCCCATCGTACGGCAGCAAGCTTGCTTAAAAAAGGGCTCT TTTCCCGCTGTATCGGGCGCACAAAAGGCGGACTGAACTCCAAACTTCACGCTGTTTGCAATGGCGAGGGCAAGCCAATCCTCCTTTTGTTGTCTCCCGGCCAGACCAGTGACTACAAGGGAGCTGCGCAATTGTTGAGCGCCTTCCCCAAGGCCAAGGAACTCCTTGCTGACCGAGGATATGATGCCGATTGGTTCCGCAATGCCTTGCTCGAAAGAGGCATCACGCCTTGCATCCCTTCCCGGAAAACCGGAAAAGTAGCTGTTGCCTACGACAAAGATCTGTATAAACAACGCCACAAAATTGAAAACATGTTTGGTAGAATCAAAGACTGGCGACGTATTGCAATGCGCTATGATCGATGTGCCCACACATTTTTCTCGGCTATATGCATCGCAGCCGTTGTTATCTTCTATCTCAATTAA
- a CDS encoding CcmD family protein → MDTLTWIVIANAAVWIGLGAYLAFLAAQQRALAARLTQWEMLNHD, encoded by the coding sequence ATGGATACCCTTACCTGGATCGTCATCGCCAATGCCGCCGTGTGGATCGGCCTCGGCGCATACCTGGCTTTCCTGGCCGCGCAACAACGCGCCCTGGCCGCCCGCCTGACCCAATGGGAGATGCTTAACCATGACTGA
- a CDS encoding putative signal transducing protein: protein MADFVTVAAFDAAPEAHVIKSLLEQAGIPVFLSNEHLVGLQWHAGAMGGVEVQVPAERATDALDVLRAAFPVPADNAREEEQDTGICPHCGGNDLECTRSGPLAALSLALGIPLPFARRRMRCKSCGAVWR from the coding sequence ATGGCGGATTTCGTCACCGTGGCCGCGTTCGACGCCGCGCCCGAGGCCCACGTCATTAAAAGCCTGCTGGAGCAGGCGGGTATTCCCGTCTTCCTCAGCAACGAGCATCTGGTCGGGCTTCAGTGGCATGCCGGAGCCATGGGCGGGGTGGAGGTGCAGGTTCCGGCGGAGCGGGCAACGGACGCGCTGGACGTGTTGCGCGCCGCGTTTCCCGTCCCCGCGGATAACGCGCGGGAAGAGGAGCAAGACACCGGGATTTGTCCGCATTGCGGCGGCAACGATCTGGAATGTACGCGATCCGGCCCGCTGGCGGCGCTCTCCCTCGCTCTCGGCATCCCCTTGCCATTTGCGCGCCGCCGCATGCGCTGCAAGTCCTGCGGGGCGGTCTGGCGCTGA
- a CDS encoding heme exporter protein CcmB, whose product MLRLTLAVARKDLALTLARGSGLIQALLLGLLLLFVFSLSQGIGERMSPQAAAAVFWLSSAFCQVLIFNQLYALEEVNNARLGLLLCPAPIQGVWLGKALAGLLLLLLAQIIFLPASVIFLGQDIGGPLLPGLAALLLADLGMCALGSLLGALAQGQAARESLLSIVLFPLLTPLLLSGIGVGAQTLGAASPDGPGGWLSVACAFDAVFLGAGLLLFSFIYTGDE is encoded by the coding sequence ATGCTGCGCCTGACCCTGGCTGTGGCCCGCAAGGATCTCGCCCTGACCCTGGCCCGGGGCAGTGGCCTGATCCAGGCGCTTTTGCTCGGCCTGCTACTGCTCTTTGTGTTCAGCCTGTCCCAGGGCATCGGCGAACGCATGAGTCCGCAGGCCGCGGCGGCGGTGTTCTGGCTGAGCTCGGCCTTCTGCCAGGTATTGATCTTCAACCAGCTCTACGCTCTGGAAGAGGTCAACAACGCCCGTCTCGGCCTGCTGCTCTGCCCCGCGCCCATTCAGGGCGTCTGGCTGGGCAAGGCGCTGGCGGGCCTGCTGCTCCTGCTGCTGGCCCAGATCATTTTTCTGCCCGCGTCTGTGATTTTTCTGGGACAGGACATCGGCGGGCCTCTTCTGCCGGGCCTGGCGGCCCTGCTGCTGGCGGACCTGGGCATGTGCGCCCTAGGGTCGCTGCTGGGCGCGCTGGCGCAGGGCCAGGCGGCGCGCGAATCGTTGTTGAGCATCGTGCTTTTTCCACTGCTCACGCCCCTGCTGCTCTCCGGCATCGGCGTGGGCGCGCAGACCCTGGGGGCCGCCTCTCCGGACGGGCCGGGCGGCTGGCTGAGCGTGGCCTGCGCCTTTGACGCGGTTTTTCTGGGGGCCGGGCTGCTGCTGTTCAGCTTCATCTACACGGGGGACGAATAA
- a CDS encoding restriction endonuclease → MAQITNKRLGELIQALFRILEKHPDGMKAQEALAALADAVTLTEYEAGSYESGRRFEKIVRFATVDTVRAGWLIKEGGIWTLTQEGAQALKLYEDPLEFHKKAAQLYQQWRKHYKGVQSDAQAPIVTDVEEVEDESEKSVSVSYEEAKEQAQEKIDTFLHAMDAYDFQKLVADLLRAIGYHVTWIAPPGKDGGVDILAYTDPLGTQGPRIKVQVKQQQKAVTEPDLKSFMANIGQHDSGIFFCTGGFTKDAETYARSQESKRIMLIDSAKLVQLWTDNIPRLSDQAWQRLPLTPIYFLTPEG, encoded by the coding sequence ATGGCTCAAATTACCAATAAGCGCCTTGGGGAGCTGATACAGGCTCTTTTCCGTATTCTTGAAAAGCATCCTGACGGCATGAAGGCTCAAGAGGCCCTGGCGGCTTTGGCGGATGCGGTCACGCTCACGGAATACGAAGCCGGAAGCTATGAAAGCGGACGACGCTTTGAAAAAATTGTGCGCTTTGCCACAGTGGATACTGTGCGGGCGGGTTGGCTCATCAAGGAAGGCGGAATATGGACGCTGACTCAAGAGGGGGCACAAGCTCTGAAGCTGTATGAGGACCCTCTGGAGTTTCACAAAAAAGCGGCACAACTATATCAGCAATGGCGCAAGCACTACAAGGGAGTTCAGTCTGACGCGCAAGCGCCAATTGTAACGGATGTGGAAGAGGTGGAGGACGAAAGCGAAAAAAGCGTCAGCGTTTCCTATGAGGAAGCCAAAGAACAGGCTCAGGAAAAAATTGACACCTTCCTGCACGCGATGGACGCCTATGATTTTCAGAAACTTGTGGCGGATTTGCTCAGGGCCATCGGCTATCATGTGACCTGGATTGCTCCGCCCGGCAAGGACGGCGGAGTGGATATTCTGGCATATACTGATCCCCTTGGGACGCAGGGGCCGCGCATCAAGGTGCAGGTCAAGCAACAGCAAAAGGCCGTCACAGAGCCCGACCTGAAGTCCTTTATGGCAAATATCGGCCAGCATGACAGCGGCATCTTTTTCTGCACAGGGGGGTTCACCAAGGATGCCGAGACCTACGCCCGCAGCCAAGAAAGCAAAAGGATCATGCTCATCGACAGCGCCAAGTTGGTGCAACTGTGGACGGATAATATTCCCCGCCTGAGCGATCAGGCATGGCAAAGGTTGCCGCTGACGCCGATCTACTTTTTGACGCCGGAGGGGTAA
- a CDS encoding MFS transporter, translating into MDKKKILLLSLGHLSCDVNGGALPALLPFVRASYGLSYQATGGLMFAFSCLSSIIQPLFGWLADRFSKPWFIPLGVLLAGCGLATVGFMSHYWAIFAAITLSGIGAALFHPEGARFANKVSGRSKGIGLSIFSIGGNSGFVLGPLLVTGCVGFWGMSGTAVFACIAVCMASILLWQIAHMTGFKKSVADAAVPPAPVSAAPAGAPAAVADSADDEAEIPGSNNWREFSKLTVSIVARSTLFVGFNTFIPLYWVNAFGQSKAAGAVALTVFCTCGVISNIIGGLLSDRYGCIKIIRLAFVLMAPVVFAFSLAGNLYAAYALLPFLGFVLYAPFSSLVVLGQKLLARNIGFASGVTLGLATSMGGMAAPCLGWIADNYGLPRAIQCLGLVALLGMLFAFLLSSSKAPVPARGAAA; encoded by the coding sequence ATGGACAAAAAGAAAATTCTTCTTCTTTCGCTGGGACATCTCTCCTGTGATGTAAACGGCGGGGCGCTGCCCGCCCTGCTGCCGTTTGTGAGGGCCAGCTACGGCCTGAGTTATCAGGCCACCGGCGGCCTGATGTTCGCCTTTTCCTGCCTGTCGTCCATTATTCAGCCCCTGTTCGGCTGGCTGGCGGACCGTTTCTCCAAGCCCTGGTTCATTCCTCTGGGCGTGTTGCTGGCCGGTTGCGGTCTGGCGACCGTGGGCTTCATGAGCCACTACTGGGCCATTTTCGCGGCCATCACGCTCAGCGGCATCGGAGCGGCGCTCTTCCATCCCGAGGGCGCGCGCTTCGCCAACAAGGTTTCCGGCCGGAGCAAGGGCATCGGCCTGAGCATCTTTTCCATCGGCGGCAACAGCGGCTTTGTGCTGGGGCCGTTGCTGGTCACGGGCTGCGTGGGCTTTTGGGGCATGAGCGGCACGGCGGTTTTCGCCTGCATCGCCGTGTGCATGGCCTCCATCCTGCTCTGGCAGATCGCGCACATGACCGGCTTTAAAAAATCCGTTGCCGATGCGGCTGTGCCGCCCGCCCCGGTGTCCGCCGCTCCGGCTGGCGCGCCCGCCGCCGTGGCGGACAGCGCGGACGACGAGGCCGAAATCCCCGGCTCCAACAACTGGCGGGAGTTTTCCAAGCTGACCGTGTCCATTGTGGCCCGTTCCACGCTTTTTGTGGGTTTCAACACCTTTATTCCGCTGTACTGGGTCAACGCCTTCGGGCAGTCCAAGGCCGCCGGGGCCGTGGCGCTCACCGTGTTCTGCACCTGCGGGGTGATCAGCAACATCATTGGCGGCCTGCTGTCCGACCGTTACGGCTGCATCAAGATCATCCGCCTGGCCTTTGTGCTCATGGCTCCGGTGGTTTTCGCCTTCAGCCTGGCGGGCAATCTTTACGCGGCCTACGCCCTGCTGCCCTTTCTGGGTTTTGTGCTTTACGCGCCCTTCAGTTCGCTGGTGGTGCTGGGGCAGAAGCTGCTGGCCCGCAACATCGGTTTCGCCTCGGGCGTGACCCTGGGCCTGGCCACCAGCATGGGCGGCATGGCCGCCCCCTGCCTGGGCTGGATCGCCGACAATTACGGCCTGCCGCGCGCCATCCAGTGCCTGGGCCTGGTGGCTCTGCTGGGCATGCTGTTCGCCTTTCTGCTTTCCTCCTCCAAAGCGCCCGTCCCGGCGCGGGGAGCCGCCGCATGA
- a CDS encoding tetratricopeptide repeat protein has protein sequence MARRKSKKSPEDAPVRDTPGSASVSERQASSGMSHADAPTGMVRKSTCLMGMLLTLALGLYLGGLLPGLLNSGVPAVPPHAAPPQPEAAPPASPAPQAARPAQDNQPPMPPELVQKITDLEKALLTNPKDAARWTALGNLYFDTGQAKQAISAYERSLMFAPGNPDVLTDLGIMYREAGAYEQAVDSFRKATAANPGHENALFNEGVVLYYDLHRKDEATRAWQRLLKVNPGARSPDGQPVSEMIKHLH, from the coding sequence ATGGCCCGCCGTAAAAGCAAGAAAAGCCCCGAAGACGCGCCTGTGCGCGACACCCCCGGCAGCGCCTCCGTTTCCGAACGGCAGGCGTCTTCCGGCATGTCTCACGCGGATGCGCCCACCGGCATGGTGCGCAAAAGCACCTGCCTCATGGGCATGTTGCTGACCCTGGCTCTGGGATTGTATCTGGGAGGGTTGCTGCCCGGCCTGCTCAACAGCGGCGTCCCGGCCGTGCCGCCGCATGCCGCTCCGCCCCAGCCGGAAGCCGCGCCCCCGGCGTCTCCCGCGCCGCAGGCGGCCCGGCCCGCGCAGGACAATCAGCCGCCCATGCCGCCGGAACTGGTTCAGAAGATCACCGATCTGGAAAAAGCCCTGCTGACCAATCCCAAGGACGCCGCGCGCTGGACGGCCCTGGGCAATCTGTATTTTGACACGGGTCAGGCCAAACAGGCCATTTCAGCCTATGAGCGCTCTCTGATGTTCGCGCCGGGCAATCCCGACGTGCTCACGGATCTGGGCATCATGTACCGTGAGGCCGGGGCCTACGAGCAGGCCGTGGACAGCTTCCGCAAAGCGACGGCCGCCAACCCCGGCCATGAAAACGCCCTGTTCAACGAGGGCGTGGTGCTTTATTACGATCTGCACCGCAAAGATGAGGCCACGCGGGCCTGGCAACGCCTGCTGAAGGTCAATCCCGGCGCCCGTTCACCCGACGGGCAGCCGGTGTCCGAAATGATCAAACATCTGCATTAA
- a CDS encoding CNNM domain-containing protein, translating to MLTLILAVGIAVLVSFSCSLTEAALYAVPWSSIERLRRMGRPVGELLYKMRTEVDKPIAAILTLNTVANTAGSTIAGAAFLAAFGAEHMALFALGFTILILAFGEIVPKTLGVAYATPLAGALARPLSVMVKLLSPVLWLTGLLTRLMSPPSSAPQISEDDICAVTSLSRQAGRIKPYEEHFIRNVLALDQKRVHEVMTPRTVVFSLPEEITVEEAYKDPRIWHFSRIPVYGEDNEDLVGMVERRTLGRCIKEGKQAVRLSEIMRPLHFVQESQTLDLLLRELLKARVHLFAVLDEYGGLAGVVSLEDVLEEILGSEIMDESDNVADLRALARDRRKALTLKGTQDKPAA from the coding sequence ATGCTCACCCTTATCCTGGCCGTCGGCATAGCCGTTCTGGTTTCGTTTTCCTGTTCGCTCACCGAGGCTGCCCTGTACGCCGTGCCCTGGTCCTCCATTGAACGCCTGCGCCGCATGGGTCGTCCCGTGGGCGAACTGCTCTACAAAATGCGTACCGAGGTGGACAAGCCCATTGCCGCCATTCTGACCCTGAACACCGTGGCCAACACCGCCGGTTCCACCATTGCGGGCGCAGCCTTTCTGGCGGCCTTCGGCGCGGAGCACATGGCGCTTTTCGCTCTGGGCTTCACCATTCTGATCCTGGCTTTCGGCGAAATAGTGCCCAAAACCCTGGGGGTGGCCTATGCCACGCCGCTGGCCGGAGCCCTGGCCCGCCCCCTGTCCGTGATGGTCAAGCTGCTCTCGCCGGTGCTCTGGCTCACGGGTCTGCTCACCCGCTTGATGTCGCCGCCGTCCAGCGCGCCGCAGATCTCCGAGGACGACATCTGCGCCGTGACCAGCCTTTCGCGTCAGGCCGGGCGGATCAAGCCCTATGAGGAGCACTTCATCCGCAACGTCCTGGCTCTGGACCAGAAACGCGTACATGAAGTGATGACCCCGCGCACCGTGGTCTTCTCCCTGCCCGAGGAGATCACCGTGGAAGAGGCCTACAAGGACCCGCGCATCTGGCACTTCAGCCGCATTCCCGTCTACGGCGAAGACAACGAGGATCTGGTGGGCATGGTGGAGCGCCGCACCCTGGGCCGCTGCATCAAGGAGGGCAAACAGGCCGTCCGCCTGTCCGAGATCATGCGGCCCCTGCACTTCGTGCAGGAAAGCCAGACGCTGGACCTGCTGCTGCGCGAACTGCTCAAGGCCCGCGTGCATCTGTTCGCCGTGCTGGACGAATACGGCGGTCTGGCCGGTGTGGTTTCGCTGGAGGACGTGCTGGAGGAGATTCTGGGCAGCGAAATCATGGATGAAAGCGACAATGTGGCGGATCTGCGCGCCCTGGCCCGCGACCGCCGCAAGGCCCTGACCCTCAAGGGGACGCAGGACAAGCCCGCCGCCTAG
- a CDS encoding tetratricopeptide repeat protein: protein MTDLPKLNGPARALVLLLALALAAMLVISLTERFRNPHLTVQVRPAPQAPAGMGDAVGMLMQEVAKDPKNVDAMVHLVEALMSAQNWEAAETFAQRAMTLDLNNPQPPYLLGVIKHNQGKHKEAAELLEKVVSLHDNASVRYSLGVLYIHFLHDPKRGVEHLSAGLHDPKASEDLKKGIREELEKAPLPHAEDAGTVQPEPQDQQPQAGTPAKTGKKVNETSGKAARP, encoded by the coding sequence ATGACTGATCTGCCCAAGCTCAACGGCCCGGCGCGCGCCCTGGTCCTGCTGCTGGCCCTGGCTCTGGCCGCCATGCTGGTGATTTCCCTCACGGAGCGCTTCCGCAATCCGCACCTCACCGTGCAGGTCCGGCCCGCGCCCCAGGCGCCCGCGGGCATGGGCGACGCCGTGGGCATGCTCATGCAGGAAGTGGCCAAGGATCCCAAAAACGTGGACGCCATGGTCCATCTGGTCGAAGCCCTGATGAGCGCCCAAAACTGGGAGGCCGCTGAAACCTTCGCCCAGCGCGCCATGACCCTGGATCTGAACAATCCCCAGCCCCCCTATCTGCTGGGCGTCATCAAGCACAATCAGGGCAAGCACAAGGAAGCCGCCGAGCTTCTGGAAAAGGTGGTGAGCCTGCACGACAACGCCTCGGTGCGCTACAGCCTGGGCGTGCTCTACATCCATTTTCTCCACGATCCCAAGCGCGGGGTGGAGCATCTGAGCGCGGGCCTGCATGATCCCAAGGCCAGCGAAGACCTCAAGAAGGGCATCCGCGAAGAGCTGGAAAAAGCCCCCCTGCCCCATGCGGAGGACGCCGGAACAGTGCAGCCGGAACCGCAGGACCAACAGCCTCAGGCGGGCACGCCCGCCAAAACCGGAAAAAAAGTCAATGAAACCAGCGGGAAGGCCGCGCGGCCCTGA
- a CDS encoding heme lyase CcmF/NrfE family subunit: MYVFAYAMQLLALLCALGGGGMALLQLWQGRGDSLRLIEKAHWVITGALLLASALLLHALFWHDFSLQYVASYTDMILPVFYRLTAFWAGQPGSMLFWALAVGLSGSIFACTRACRSLSPATRLWYWTFFYAIMAFFTLILTNWSNPFLMQTPAPADGNGLNPLLQNPGMIFHPPLLFLGYGGFTVPACLALAQALSRRSGGEGAWFRLTRPFIILAWLFLTAGIVLGAWWAYMELGWGGYWAWDPVENASLIPWLIGTAALHTLIIEERRGKLGRINVVMMSLTTVSAFFATYLVRSGVIDSVHAFGDGSVGTPLTVFVLAGLLITFWVACTAPREGRPLAGLDSREGLLTLVAWVLLALAAIILTATMWPVISKLWTTAPRGLDANFYNRVCLPLGALLLVMMAACPWLGWNGGLRGKGRFFAVLGAFVAAAAVIWALGYRQPTALLGASAAIAIALGVVLLLTDSATRRQPAGLGALGAHLGMALAALGIAFSGPYTQDREMLLAKGQSEQVGGYTATLLDIKDGRQPGYDYIAARLQISKDGKDLGVIAPERRMYDKFGNMQFSEVDVIPGLGNEIYGSLLGLDEDLRVLVKVSVEPLVNWIWIGGTLMCLLPLLGLRRRASPVGKSEDGPDDDGKA, translated from the coding sequence ATGTACGTTTTCGCCTATGCCATGCAACTTCTGGCCCTGCTTTGCGCCCTTGGCGGCGGCGGCATGGCTCTGCTCCAGCTCTGGCAGGGACGCGGCGACAGCCTGCGTCTGATCGAAAAAGCCCACTGGGTCATCACCGGCGCGCTGCTGCTGGCCTCGGCCCTGCTGCTGCACGCGCTCTTCTGGCATGACTTCAGCCTGCAATACGTGGCCAGCTACACGGACATGATCCTGCCGGTCTTCTACCGCCTGACCGCCTTCTGGGCCGGGCAGCCCGGCTCCATGCTCTTCTGGGCTCTGGCCGTGGGCCTGAGCGGCAGCATCTTCGCCTGCACCCGGGCCTGCCGCAGCCTGAGTCCCGCCACCCGGCTCTGGTACTGGACCTTCTTTTACGCGATCATGGCATTTTTCACCCTGATCCTGACCAACTGGAGCAATCCCTTCCTGATGCAGACTCCGGCCCCGGCCGACGGAAACGGGCTGAACCCCCTGCTCCAGAATCCGGGCATGATCTTCCATCCGCCCCTGCTCTTTCTGGGATACGGCGGCTTCACCGTGCCGGCCTGCCTGGCTCTGGCCCAGGCTCTTTCGCGCAGAAGCGGCGGCGAGGGAGCATGGTTCCGTCTGACGCGCCCCTTCATCATTCTGGCCTGGCTTTTCCTCACGGCGGGCATCGTGCTGGGCGCGTGGTGGGCGTACATGGAACTGGGCTGGGGCGGCTACTGGGCCTGGGATCCGGTGGAAAACGCCTCCCTGATCCCCTGGCTCATCGGCACCGCCGCCCTGCACACCCTGATCATTGAAGAGCGGCGGGGCAAGCTGGGCCGGATCAATGTGGTCATGATGTCCCTGACCACGGTGTCGGCCTTTTTCGCCACCTATCTGGTGCGCAGCGGGGTTATTGATTCGGTGCACGCCTTCGGCGACGGCAGCGTGGGCACGCCCCTGACCGTCTTTGTGCTGGCCGGGCTGCTGATCACCTTCTGGGTAGCCTGCACGGCCCCGCGCGAGGGCAGGCCCCTGGCCGGACTGGACAGCCGCGAGGGCCTGCTGACCCTGGTGGCCTGGGTGCTGCTGGCCCTGGCCGCCATCATCCTGACCGCCACCATGTGGCCGGTGATCAGCAAACTCTGGACCACGGCCCCGCGCGGCCTGGACGCCAATTTCTACAACCGGGTCTGCCTGCCGCTGGGCGCGCTGCTGCTGGTCATGATGGCGGCCTGTCCCTGGCTCGGCTGGAACGGCGGCCTGCGCGGCAAAGGGCGTTTCTTCGCGGTACTGGGCGCCTTTGTAGCGGCCGCAGCGGTGATCTGGGCGCTGGGCTACCGTCAGCCCACGGCCCTGTTGGGCGCGTCCGCCGCCATTGCCATCGCCCTGGGCGTGGTTTTGCTGCTCACGGACAGCGCCACCCGCCGCCAACCCGCCGGTCTGGGCGCGCTGGGCGCGCATCTGGGCATGGCCCTGGCCGCGCTGGGCATCGCCTTTTCCGGCCCGTACACGCAGGACAGGGAAATGCTCCTGGCCAAGGGCCAGAGCGAACAGGTGGGCGGCTACACCGCCACCCTGCTGGACATCAAGGACGGCCGTCAGCCCGGCTACGACTATATCGCGGCCCGGCTACAAATCAGCAAGGACGGCAAAGACCTCGGCGTCATCGCGCCGGAACGCCGCATGTACGACAAATTCGGCAACATGCAGTTCTCCGAGGTGGACGTGATTCCGGGTCTGGGCAATGAAATCTACGGCTCCCTGCTGGGTCTGGACGAGGACTTGCGCGTGCTGGTCAAGGTCAGTGTGGAGCCCCTGGTCAACTGGATCTGGATCGGCGGCACGCTGATGTGCCTGCTGCCTCTGCTGGGCCTGCGCCGCCGCGCATCCCCGGTCGGGAAGTCCGAAGACGGGCCGGATGACGACGGCAAGGCCTGA
- the ccmA gene encoding heme ABC exporter ATP-binding protein CcmA, translating into MLELDRVAKLYGAKVIFKDVSCAFASGSVSLLVGGNGAGKSTLMRIMAGLSRPSAGSVRLAESGPRAEGPRLGYLGHATFLYPGLTALENLAFWRTAHGLRLSGAGLSAMLERVGLAAHAHERAGIFSRGMAQRLNLARVLMLEPDLLLLDEPGTGLDAASLALLRREITAARQRGACVALISHDLAGDAPLADRLLFLADRKLAYDGPPAAFAGFDVPAGAITDTGADREGGICCA; encoded by the coding sequence ATGCTTGAGCTCGACCGCGTCGCCAAACTCTACGGCGCCAAAGTGATCTTCAAGGATGTGAGCTGCGCCTTCGCGTCGGGCAGCGTCTCGCTGCTGGTGGGCGGCAACGGCGCGGGCAAAAGCACTCTGATGCGAATCATGGCCGGGCTTTCCCGCCCCAGCGCGGGCAGCGTGCGTCTGGCGGAGTCCGGCCCGCGCGCGGAAGGTCCGCGTCTGGGCTATCTGGGCCACGCCACCTTTCTCTATCCCGGCCTCACGGCCCTGGAAAATCTGGCCTTCTGGCGCACGGCCCACGGCCTGCGCCTGTCCGGGGCCGGGCTGTCGGCCATGCTGGAGCGGGTGGGCCTGGCGGCCCATGCCCACGAACGCGCGGGCATTTTTTCGCGCGGCATGGCCCAGCGCCTCAATCTGGCGCGCGTGCTCATGCTGGAGCCGGACCTGCTGCTGCTGGACGAGCCGGGCACCGGCCTGGACGCGGCATCCCTGGCTCTTCTGCGCCGCGAAATAACGGCCGCCCGCCAACGCGGGGCCTGCGTGGCGCTCATCAGCCACGATCTGGCCGGGGACGCGCCCCTGGCCGACCGCCTGCTGTTCCTGGCCGACCGCAAGCTGGCCTATGACGGCCCGCCGGCGGCTTTTGCCGGTTTTGACGTGCCCGCAGGCGCAATCACGGATACGGGCGCGGACAGGGAGGGCGGCATATGCTGCGCCTGA